The proteins below are encoded in one region of Silene latifolia isolate original U9 population chromosome 2, ASM4854445v1, whole genome shotgun sequence:
- the LOC141641549 gene encoding protein FAR1-RELATED SEQUENCE 7-like: MTVNRLGFFFDYDVDSDGSLSKAIWANDIARRNYSVFGDAVSFDPTYSTNKYDMDFTPFTGVDHHKRSVTFCGALVAHEDADSFQWVFSRFLAVMSGKEPKYIITDQDPGILKAVPIVFKTARHRYCMWHIMNKVPSKFGVTREDYSEFVKKPNAIIWDEDIKATEFDAKWDEIGREHTVNNIDWFKEMGFSEASSLEVTTVRDANRDRNYQVTYCQDTFKATCSCRMLERKGIICRHVIWIYSSNGVKKIPELCVVNRWCKDGICTNMFDCNGEAAEDVDIIDGKQIAMSVMWSEIHQIVAMLMGKLKADVDNFSSVIREFKEKLSPYGSPMNKQQ, translated from the exons ATGACTGTTAATAGGCTagggttcttctttgactatgatgttgattcGGACGGTAGTTTGAGTAAAGCTATATGGGCCAACGAtatcgctagaaggaactactctgTTTTTGGTGATGCAGTGTCGTTCGATCCAACgtattccaccaataagtatgaTATGGACTTCACACCTTTCACAGGGGTAGATCACCATAAACGATCAGTCACGTTCTGTGGCGCGCTGGTTGCTCATGAAGACGCGGATTCGTTTCAATGGGTTTTCAGCCGCTTCTTGGCTGTGATGAGTGGGAAGGAGCCTAAGTATATTATCACCGATCAGGATCCTGGTATTCTTAAAGCGGTACCCATCGTGTTCAAGACAGCGCGTCACCgatattgtatgtggcatatcatgaacaaaGTGCCAAGCAAGTTTGGAGTGACGAGAGAAGATTATTCTGAATTTGTAAAGAAACCGAATGCCATTATATGGGATGAAGACATTAAAGCGACAGAGTTCGATGCAAAATGGGACGAAATAGGACGAGAACACACAGTTAATAACATTGATTGGTTTAAAGAAAT GGGTTTTTCTGAGGCAAGCTCTTTAGAGGTGACAACTGTAAGAGATGCAAACAGGGACAGAAATTACCAGGTTACGTACTGCCAAG ATACATTTAAAGCAACTTGTAGCTGCAGAATGCTTGAAAGGAAAGGCATTATATGCCGGCATGTAATATGGATTTACTCATCAAACGGAGTGAAGAAAATTCCAGAACTGTGCGTTGTTAACAGATGGTGCAAAGATGGAATCTGCACGAATATGTTCGATTGTAATGGGGAAGCAGCTGAGGATGttgatataatagatggaaaaCAGATTGCGATGTCAGTAATGTGGTCAGAGATTCACCAGATAGTTGCTATGCTCATGGGCAAATTAAAGGCGGATGTCGACAACTTTTCTAGTGTAATTAGAGAGTTTAAGGAGAAACTATCACCCTATGGATCACCAATGAATAAACAACAATAG